A genome region from Pleurocapsa minor HA4230-MV1 includes the following:
- a CDS encoding HNH endonuclease, which yields MSEYIAESLKREIRSHFADCCAYCHTAHALMPVTFECEHIIPRSAGGKTVFENLCLACPMCNRYKSNRQLVPDPQTEEKVLLSKALSCKPFD from the coding sequence ATGAGCGAATACATTGCGGAAAGTTTAAAGCGAGAAATTCGTAGTCACTTTGCAGATTGTTGTGCTTATTGCCATACTGCTCATGCACTGATGCCTGTTACCTTTGAATGCGAACATATTATTCCTCGTTCGGCTGGGGGCAAAACAGTTTTTGAAAATCTGTGCTTGGCTTGCCCAATGTGCAATCGCTACAAATCCAATCGTCAACTCGTACCAGATCCTCAAACTGAAGAGAAAGTGCTTTTATCAAAAGCTT